The following nucleotide sequence is from Paroedura picta isolate Pp20150507F chromosome 1, Ppicta_v3.0, whole genome shotgun sequence.
ACTTTGTGGAGGAATAGCTAGCTACACAGGTTGGGGAACTgcagtgaggagaagaagggggtAAAataccccttttctctctcccatcaACAGAGGTGTGCTGACAGAAGACAGAGAAGGTGGTAAAATGGCCGAATCTACAGACCCTCCCATTACCATACCATCGGCACAAACATTTATAAGACCAAAATCTAATGCCTAAAGGTTTGGgagtttttttaaaaggttaagtGTTTAACATAGAAACAGAGAACTATCATCAGTCCCATTCTTGGGGCTTCTAGTAAAACAGCTGTGTGAGTCTGCAGcagtaaaataaaaacaggaatctttaaagtgctgctggcctatttattctagcataagctaGAAGATAGGAGGGAGATGTTACAAAAAAAGccggcttaaaaataaaataaaatccatcaaAGGCATAATAAGTCCATGAGAATCAGAGAGCCACTACTAACTGCTGACAGATAAGCCTATTTTGCCCAATTAAGAATATAATCTAGAAAAATATAAGGTAAAACTGGACCAGTGgactttatttatatactagggccaagcccattgcattcaggaatactatgagtgctagattgggggtttgtgtggaagaattctgtggatggcctctccctcccgctaggacctggaaaggctacaggctggaggccccaggaAATGAAATCacgggcaggggcagctctcacacagcagggatctgcagcctctgagcattggagggaagcaggaggaggagctggtcagGGGTGagagatggaaggtgattggctggctgctggaccagcaggcaagctggttgaaggaggaagaggcactcaggggcgggacagccaccctgagtgggtacattaagccagtggtccccaacctgcaggccgcggcccggtgccgggccgcgattccctctccccacccccaccctgcagtaaaaaacttcccaggccgcaagcttgcggcccgggaagctacttactgcgggaggggggggagaggaaatcagggaatcattgccgcgcatgcgcgatttcagccgcgcatgcatgatttcagccgcgcatgcgtgatgcgcgggcagttgccctgccggtccccagcctaaaaaaggttggagaccactgcattAAGCCATTAGACATGCTCCCCCTCCtagcctttaccagaaatatattatgtggaacaaataTGAGAATTAATAGCTACAAAGGGTGATATTAGCATCAATATTCCCAAGCCTTTCTGAAGACCTATGGGGAAACAAGAGAAGAGGTAGTGTTGAACTACTTGGGGATTTCTTTTTCAGTGCCTTATGTATTCATTTTAAACCTCTGTCAGGAGTGCTAGGACACCCATGAAAACAAGAGAAAGCTTATCTGGCTTAGCTTGATTTAACTGATgagatctttctctctctcattaaCAGTTCCCAGAAGTTAGCAATTCAGTGCTTCACCACAAAGGGTGTGCTTGATCTCCAAGATTTAACTGTGGCAGTTTTCATACAAACAGCAATGAAAAGATTTAAGGGAAAATACAATGAAGTGAACTAACTGTATTCATTCTCGATTTCCCCTTGAAAAAAAATGCTTACAAGCAAGATTAAAGAGCAATTTCAGATGTACTTTGAGGAATGTACTAAATATTCAGATGTACTTGCGTTTGTTGGGACTGTAGAATCAATATAAATTTCCTAGCAGACTTCAAACAAatttcagaacattttttttaagaaggaTTGCTGATACTATTCACACATCACATAACTCAAACCATGTTAGTGATATAGAGTAATCAACAACTGGCCCCAGAGTGTACTTTTTACCATTCCAGTCTCTCCAAGAAGGTCTCAGGGTGGCCTCACAGGAGTGATTTCTTAAGTTTTCATGAAGCTTAACAGAATGTTTGCATAGAACAATACTGGAATGACAGACAAGAAACTGACTGAAAATCTTGATGGCTGAACGAAACAGGTAGAGTAAGATGTGAGCTGAGAATTCCTAGGGGGATGATGGGTAGAGATAGTAGATAATGCATACTACTGAGAAAAAGAGATGTGACGGGAAAAGGGCAGGTAGGTAAGCAGGTACAGTAAGTTTTGTGGCACAGTAGCTGCTGAGCCTGTATGCACCAAACAATTAAACATACTTTAAGCGGTTATTTTATTTTCTGGCCTATTCAAGCATCACTTTCTTCTATCAGTTCACATTAGGTCTCATTCCACAATTTTAAAATGGGAAACGGCTAGCAAATCACTTCTATAAATGTGAAGACAGCACacacaatattttttaaaggcaagcaAGGTTTGTAGATCAGGTGACAAGAGATTTTTTTCAAAGCAGAATATGCATTTAATAAAGCAAGACATCTAAAAGTAGTAGGAGGAAAATCATAATTTTGAGGTATGCACATTGGTGGGATTGTATATAGAATCCATTTTTAATTCTCAGCTGAGCCAAATCAGCTTCTGGCTGGCAGATCTTGAGGAAAGGCTCTAGATAAGTAGACTAGGGAAGGGGAATCTAACAAAATCTACCCCCTTTGGGGGCTTTGTTTAAATTTGCTGGAGGAAAATGTATGACTCATGCAATGTATATGAAGGATTTTGTGCAAGACTATATTACTAGATAATGGTAATTCTTGTGTACGTGAAGAAATCGTTTTCAAGTGAGTATTTGCTAAGTTGTGGCCAAACAGCTCTCTGTAGAGGCAGTGTAAAATTTTTCTGCATAAATAAAATACTGCACTGTGCACAATGCACAACTGTTCAGTCTTTTCAAAATTTAATACGTACATTCTGCTTCTTTATTACAATGGATGAGAATTTTTGGCCAAATTACACATTTTATATTCTTCACCAGAAAACTTTCCCTATCTTTCAAGATATGTTTTAAGGTAACATAGGGTACAGAGGTTCTTagctctgtctttctcctttactggGTTATTTACAAGTAAGTTGGCAAAAAGTTAAAGCATTTATGCTTCTACATTTGACAAATATGCCAAACAGTAAGGTTTcttataaattatgcattttacattgttaaaacaataaaacatgttTCAAGTTGGTGTGGAAACACTGCATATATTGGAGTTTTCCCCAAAAGCAGAACATGTACTTTTTCCCATGGCTTCAAAATGTCCAGAAATGTTATACTACTAGGATGCAGTAGTCTACTGACATGAAGGAAATATAATTGAAACAACTGTAGTGGAAAGAAGCATttcactacacccccccccccgagcattgaggtcatctgaccaaaacctgcttaggatccctgaccccaaagaggaGAGATTTACCTCAGCCAGAGCCCTTGCCTGCTGGAacgccaaaagagatcagggccctgcaggaccttaaccagttctgcagggcctacaagaaaAAGCTGTTCCACCAGTCCAATGGTTAAGGTCTGATAGAAcatcaagaagtgctggcctcactcTGAAACAGATGGAAGACCTGCCTCTCCAAGAAAGATCTGACCCCCCACTCCAGTTTTATTATATGGGGATGATACACAGGTGTTTTAATGATTATACTGGTTTTTAAGTGACTGTTTTAACCCATGCTGTTATTCACCCTGAGCTATttagaaaggtgggatacaacaATAAAGGTTGTTGGGATACAACAATAAAGGTTTTCATTCTTTAAGGAGCTTAATGTCACGCTGACTTGAATCAACCAGTCTTGACTTCATTGTTATTAATTTCTACACCCCCGCAAGCAAGCTCGGAGTGGTTAAccataataaaaacacagttaaaaccaGTACCCTCACCACAGCTTCTTAAATACCCTACATCAGGCTAACTTTGGTTGTAGATCTCTATAATTACCATTTTATCAACTTCTAATATGTTCTATTTGCTGCCAAAATTATTTAAGTACTCTGAATTCAAGGTAACTGTAAAATTCAATTTGGTTTATAGCTCGTTATACAAACAAAAGGTTAAATGATTTATACTCTATTGGTTTGTCCTATAGAACGGTGCTCTCTGACCACCAGGCTGTGGAGGCCTCAGTACTgggccatggcggggggggggggaggcgtgggcgcacCTGCACGCACACCTTCCCAACCCATCCCACATCGTGTGCTCGCTGCACAAGGAGCGATCGGCTGTGTCCTGGCGTGAGCGCTGCACTGCGTGGgtaggggaggtgcgggcgccagTGGGCTGGCGGGCGTTAGCGCCTGCAAACACACAGGCACCTgcacctcccactcccccccccccggtccccagcctgaaaaaggttggggaccgctgctatagaAGATTTTCCCAATGCTACCCCACATTCATTCAATGCAAATTACACTGTATGTTCATACTACATTCTAAAATACAATTATTTGCCTAGTGATAAAGTTGcaacagtcttttaaaaaaggaagttttCTTTCAGACAGTTTACTTTAAGGCATTACCCCCTCCTTTGTTTTAAAAGTCCTAGATAAATTTAATGCTTAATTAAAAACTACAATTTTTCCATGGAGCAGGTACTGTCACAATGAGTTATTTCATATGACCATTATTAATTCTACTTCAAATCTTCCTACAGGAAAGTAAAATTCTTGCATCACAAGAACTGATTCTAGTAAACTTGTGATATTGCTCAAAAAGGAAAGCACAATATTCAATTTAGGGCTAGTTCTTCCTTTTTTAAACTAAGAGGCCAGATTGATTAAAAGGGCCAGGTTGTTTACAAACAATAATGATAGAACAGATTACCTGCaaagaaaaatttttttccactCTTGGGGAAGTACTGTTATTGCATGTATGTATCTCACCAGGTGTTCCTAGCTGACTGGTTCTGCTGGGTGGTTGCCATTGCTCCTGTTGAGCTTGCAAAGGTGTCTCCCCACTTTTGTTCTACTGAGCTTCTCTTATTAGAGTGGTTTTGTTGGGCTTGCAATGCCACATTGGCTTGTGGTTCTGCTTACCTTCTATGAACTGACATTGGTTCTATTGGATTTGCAAAAGTGACCCCTTGCTTAAATCTGTTCTGTTGGGATGGGATTTTCTGGTTTAACAGTTCTGTTTGTGTTCAGCTGGTGGTTCTGCTAGGATTTCCTAGTTCTgcattggttctgttgggcttgttgttgtttatatttgTATTGGAGACATTAATTTTCTAACAATGTAAACAACAGAGGGTGGCTATGGTACCTTGTACAAGGCCCATAGAATTTGACCCCTTGCTGCAATCTACTTGAAACTTGGATGTTTCTCTGTGGACTGGAACTAGGAGGTGCAGGGCAATTTTGCTACCAATTTCTataaaacagacccccccccaattagAGACAAATAATATTGGAATCCCCagaccccaaaaaaaaaaaaaacccaaatacccAACCAGTAATTGGAGCCTGAAAAACTAGGAATAGAGATATTTTTCAGATCCCTGACATCCTGACCTGAAAAATACCACCATTCTACAGCAgcaccaaccctcccccccaaaccaaaACAACAAGAACCCAGTTCAGATTTTAAACACTCTTTTGCTTCCAGGAAAAATTATCCAGCTGAAGATATTGCTATATTTCCTTTTTAGATTGCCCATGATCAGCCACATCTATGAACTCTGATTTAACCAATCTGCTGTACCACATTCAAAAGCAGTCAACCTTTGAATCCCTGTGCAATCACCATGGCAAGTAGCCACCAATGACAAACttctgcctgtggccatcactacatcctcaggCCATGAATTCCACACTTTAATCACTCACTATCTAAAGaggtatttatttttgtttgtcctgaagttgcccatcaacttcactaGATGCCcttgtgttttaatattttgggaggggaaaaatGTTTCCCTGAACACATGCATGGTGACCATAGTTATAATTGCAAGTATTCTAAATTGTTGGTTTTACTTCTTATCTATTTAGTTTTGTGATCAGAGTTGAGTAACTATCTCAATTATCCATCTGGGTCCCCTGCCTACCTTCACTTCAGGGGCTATTGTTGGATGAGTCCCTCTGTCTTCTCACCAGACTTTTATAAAATACATCCCAGTCTGTTTGCCTGGCTTACTGAGCTTTTTTTCGTCTAAGGTGAAGCAAGTTAATAACATCTAAGAATtgggttttaattgaattttagtatttttacTTGTTGTATTTTATAATTTGAATACTCTTTTACTATTGTACACTGTCCTGGGACCATTTTTTGtaaaggggcagtatagaaattagggttgggcgtctgaagcagccgttcgtgcctgaagcagccagcgcgcAGTGCAGGGGGAAGCGCGGGCATGCCTGccagtgcacacatgcaggcgcagagctctgtgcctgcatatgTGCACCTGCTGGCACAAAAACTagcgcctcctccccccccccccccgccactgacTGCTTTGGGCGTGAACAGCCACTTCAGACACCAAAGCAGCCAAACCTAAAAGAAatcttaatataaatatttttgcattgtatttgtttttatagCTGACTTTTTGGAGCAAGAGCTAAGAATGACTGGtacaaatgttttcaataaataaaacagccagtTAGAAGACAAAATAGAATCAAGTCATTTCTGCTGTCAGCGATCTACATCTTACCTGTTGCCAAGATATGGCATTAAACAATTTTCTAAAACCCAACACATCTCTTCTTTTAATGGCATTTCCCAAATGCCCAACAAGCATTTTCCAACAAGACAGTATGCACAGCTTTCCTCTAACTTCAAAGCTGGCTTCATCACGCCCCCTCCTACATGTAAACTGAATGTTGACTCCTTAAGAAACAAACTTTTCTAAATAAGAAGAGAGGACAAAAAAACTTACCAACTTTAATGTGATACTATACACTAGAAGGCCAGGAAAACCaattcaattttaatttttttctcatctCCCATTTAGATTGAGGGTTCATTTAAATGCATTAGACACTGAATTGTCAGAATTTAAAAGATAAGCTAAAGCTAAGTAATATGTTAATTTCAGAGCACTACATGCACAGACACACCCCTTCAAAGAAGTGTAATCAATCTGGCCAGTGATGCCGATACTTCTCTTTCAGCCTGTCTACTTACATGGAGACAAAATTTACATTAATGGTACAACTGTTTTAGCTTATCCAGGCACATACAACGTCTCTTCTTAATCATTCAACAGCAGTTACTTCAAGCAATTTTGTCTGTTTTTCAATGGGGCTTGTTTTACTTCATGAGATAACTTTCATCAGGAGGAGCCAATAAGCCTATCTTTAAAAACCGTTTATAGAAGTTAACACCTTGCGCAACAAACTGGCCAGTGTTCAAGTGACCTGCGCAACTCAAGTAAAATGAACTGTGGTGGACAACATAGGGCTACCACTTCTCCAAACTGCGATGCAGTAAGAAGAAATGAACCAAGTTTCCACCTGGCCTAAATGGCTCAGATATTCATTGGAGCTCCCAAGGTTCCACAATTTGCAGAAAGGCTGTTCTGTGGTTTAATTATGCCTAAAGTTGCTTGGATAGTTCAATGTGAGGATTTGACTCAAGCTGTAAGAAAAATTTTGAGTGCAGAATGCGATGCTTACCTTCCACCCGTGATTCCAAGTGCTTATCCAACTCTGCATCTCTTTTCACTGCCTCATCTGAGACCTTAGGAGCATTTGAAAAGCAAACTAGTACAATACTCATATTATCACGACTTCCCTATATTTAGAGAGgaaaaaacaatatatattttagataTCCTTCTAAAAAACACATATTCAGAGTTTATATTTTTACAAGGCGAAATTTGAACATTCAAACATAAGAATAACCTGCAAGATCAGACCTGTGGTTCATTTAGTCCATCATACTATcttccacagcagccaaccagttgacCCAGAGAGCCAAACAAACAAGGCTGAGGGCATCcccctcctagcactggtattcaaaggCTTGCTGCTTTGTAGATGGAGATCCCCCTTCACTCACCACTGCCAGTAGTCAATGACGGATATCTCCCTCCATAAATTTAAGTCCCCTTTCAAGTTACCTATATTCTTGGCCATCACCACCTCAACTGGAAGGGAAATGCTCAGTTTAATTACCAGTTGGGCAAAACAGTATTTCCTTCtttctgtcctgaacctattTTTCAACAGCTACATGCATGCCCATCCTGAATTCTAATgtgggaaaaggggaaaaaagttcTCTATCCACTTTATCTGCctcgtgcataattttataaccaTTGATGATTAAGTTGCCTCTTAGCTGTCTGTTTTTCTAGACTAGATCACCAGATTCTTAAGCCTTTACTCATTGGGATGTTGCGCTGAACCCCTAATCATCCACATTGTCCTCTTGCTTCAATCGGGTTTCCTGAAGAGGTACAGAAAGTTTTATACCAGAGAAccccaatctttttgagactgtgggcacctttggaaattGGACACTGGATTGTGGGAGCAATGGGAGGGGGCGGAGGCGCCAGTGACAAAATTTCAGGAGGTGAGGCCCATGGATAATTCTAATAGTAATTCTTCAGCATCTCAGGCAGAAGTtctaacaggatgccttttaaattaacatattgtttaaaaatattttctgcatACATACATCTTCAGTCCTTGTGAAGATCCTTGAGTGGCACAGTCAGTTAGATCTCCAGTCACAGattagaagccctgctgggcaaaagccctatccACAAACACTTGGTAGTGTCAGGAAAGGTATCTGTGAGCACCATGGTGTTCTATGTAAATAGAGTGGTTCTAACCATATTTTTCTATAAGACTTATTACAATTATGGGCATCTAAGGCAATACTTTCTTGGCAATTTAATATACAATTACACAAACAATACTAAAAATGCTATTGTCATCACTCACATTAACCCACAAGATAAGCTCAAGAAAAAAACACTGAATTCTTAATATTTTAAGCTTTGTACTATGGTGAGTGGGTAACATGAAAGATgacccccccaagccccccccacTGAAATTCTGATTATCACAATGTTTCTGCACATGTCTACATACTTCTGGAATTTATGAGTTTGGGAATGAAGGGGAAAGTTAACAATCTGTCCTTAATTTTATATACCACTTCCCCAAGTCATCCTGAAAGCAGTACCAGTGCATTAAATAACAATActggatttaaaaatattttggtatGGAAACATCATTTAAAACAGAAAACCTTCCTGGGACTGGGTAAAACTGAGTTTTTGTTCTAATGACAAATTAGAACCtgggtaaaaaaaaattctatgtaATATGGCATACAATACAACAACAATTCCAAATCCAATGAGGGTATTAATTCCTAAAGTATGAAACTGTTTAAGTTTATTCTCAGAGTAATTCCTCACTGAAACATCACAATATATTATTCACCAATCTAGAACAAATTACCATTTATTTCACTAGGTTTTTAGTTTTTGTAATCATCAGCTAATTTTGCCGCAGTAAGCAGATCCTAGGACTTTATTGCATCTTTTGGGATGAAATTCATGACAAGAACAGGTTACATACCTTGTGTAAACAAGTATCCACCACCCAATTGCACACTTTTTCCAGATCATCTGATACTTCAAGCCTAGACTTAACAAATTCACAGAGCTCCTCGTTGCTCATTACATCCCAGATTCCATCACAAGCTAAGACAACAAACTCATCTTCTTCTGCTCTTACAATTTCATAAACCTCAGGCTCTGGAGAAACAAGTTGTTCTGTAGGGCCTTTGCCATCGACACATTTGTAGTCATAGTCCCCCAGAGCGCGAGAAACTGCTAATGAGCCATTAACACGTTGAATCATGACACTCCCTCCTGCATTCTGGATTCGCTCCTtctcccttggattgcaaggcttGTGATCCTGTGTTGAAAAGCAGACTTGTCCATTCCTATAGAGAACAGCACGTGAATCTCCACAGTTGATAAAGTAAATGTGCTCAGGTGAAATCATAACTCCCACTGCTGTTGAGCCACTCCTGTCCATGCCATTTCTAAGGTCTGAAAAGTTGCGCATATACTCATCAATTTTCAAAAAGCCAGTTCTGATTCCACTCTTTACGTTTTCCACGGAAGGTTCAAGAGCAGAGCCGGGCTGTTCTGTTCCCCTGAAGTCTTCATTATTAGTGATGTGTTCTAATAAGTGGTTGGAGCAGTAATTTGCCACACGAGAACCTGCATGACCATCATAAACAGCAAAAAAGGACCAGTCCTCTAAGCCATGAGGAATGCCTACAACAGCTGTGTGAGCATCTTCCATTTCCACTCTCCATCCTTGCATACTGCTAAGCCCATAACGCAGACCATTTCCAGTCCCATGAGCATTATGCTTCTCAGTTTTTGGCTTATCCAAAAATGCACCCATGTTTGCTTAATCTGCAAAGAATTCTGTAAAACAAGGGAATTAATCAttaatacaaaaaaattaaattgcaaaAATGCATGAAATAACTTAAATAGCCAAGCTATGTTTGCTAATACAACCCCAGTAATAATGGCAAACATCAGCTTTTGAAAATCATAATGGGTTCCTATGATATTTAACTGATAGGAAGAAACACCTATAGATTCAGTCTGTATCTTCAGAAACATATGTTGTTCAGTTCTGTAGAGACGGTACAACTAGACTATCTTGGAATTGTATACAAACATTCTTTCATATAAAAACACCCTGCATATAAAAAACAAGAATCCTGGCCTAGAATTCTCATCCCAACACAATAGCTTTCTCTATCAAAAGCAGGGGCTTGTGTTGCTGTTTTTATACAGAGAAGCAAGTCTAAGTAGACTTTCCACCCACCACagcctgaaattatttttaaaaactatgcaCCAGGAGAGTCTTCTGAATGTGCAGACTGTCTCATGATCTCCTAGACCCAAATATGTGACTGTCTTAAGACAATTTATGTATATTTAACTGGATACAAGAAATCCTTTTAAAACGTTAAAAAGGTAATATAAACATAAAATGCAGTACCTTCTAACATGTGCACTGAAACATGGGCCTGGGAAATTTAAGCTATTGCATAAAAAGCATTTTTGGTTCAGGCACAGAAAGTATACAATGAATTACAATGATTTTAGTTCAATAAGAGCATTAAATAACTAGCACCCATTATTCTTTATGAaccagtgatgatgatgatgcactaGAGTAATATGACACTCAAAAGGCCCTGCTCAGCATACCATATGAATGCTATATTAAGAGTTAGTGACTTTTATTAAAGCCCTTGGCAAGAATACCACCAATCAACAGTTAGATATACAGAAGCATTCTGCAAGATATTACTGTGAGTCTGAGCATTACGACTCATCTCTTTATAAATGTAGCCAACTTACCTATGTGCAAAATTATCTATACTGTTTTTCATTCAACCTCATAACCTAGGCAATTATTTCCATTGTATAACAAAGTCACTGGGCTCGAGACAGTAAGTACTGATGAGGTCTTACCAAATACTTAGGAACTAACCTGAGCACTGTACAGCTTTAAGAATATAATTACCACTGAGCCAGTCAAAAACTACAATTAGAGTTATGTAAGTTTGTTAGCCAATTCTAACAAACTACAATAGTTTGGATCTTATTAAGTGTGAGTGAAACAAACATCCTTTTCGTCAGTAACCGAAAGGCTGATGTCAGACATTACAAGTCAGGCATGGACAAAAAAGCTACTCTACTGAGGAAGCTGTATTGAGAAGAGAGAATACTTGAAATCATGACcgcctttccccttcttcccaggGGCATTAGATTTGCAAAGAAAGCTCTGTTGGCAC
It contains:
- the PPM1B gene encoding protein phosphatase 1B isoform X2; translated protein: MGAFLDKPKTEKHNAHGTGNGLRYGLSSMQGWRVEMEDAHTAVVGIPHGLEDWSFFAVYDGHAGSRVANYCSNHLLEHITNNEDFRGTEQPGSALEPSVENVKSGIRTGFLKIDEYMRNFSDLRNGMDRSGSTAVGVMISPEHIYFINCGDSRAVLYRNGQVCFSTQDHKPCNPREKERIQNAGGSVMIQRVNGSLAVSRALGDYDYKCVDGKGPTEQLVSPEPEVYEIVRAEEDEFVVLACDGIWDVMSNEELCEFVKSRLEVSDDLEKVCNWVVDTCLHKGSRDNMSIVLVCFSNAPKVSDEAVKRDAELDKHLESRVEEIMEKSGEEGMPDLAHVMRILSAENIPNLPPGGGLAGKRNIIEAVYNRLNPHRENDGGAGDLEDPW
- the PPM1B gene encoding protein phosphatase 1B isoform X1 translates to MGAFLDKPKTEKHNAHGTGNGLRYGLSSMQGWRVEMEDAHTAVVGIPHGLEDWSFFAVYDGHAGSRVANYCSNHLLEHITNNEDFRGTEQPGSALEPSVENVKSGIRTGFLKIDEYMRNFSDLRNGMDRSGSTAVGVMISPEHIYFINCGDSRAVLYRNGQVCFSTQDHKPCNPREKERIQNAGGSVMIQRVNGSLAVSRALGDYDYKCVDGKGPTEQLVSPEPEVYEIVRAEEDEFVVLACDGIWDVMSNEELCEFVKSRLEVSDDLEKVCNWVVDTCLHKGSRDNMSIVLVCFSNAPKVSDEAVKRDAELDKHLESRVEEIMEKSGEEGMPDLAHVMRILSAENIPNLPPGGGLAGKRNIIEAVYNRLNPHRENDGEPHVAAEGGTQGKLVEALRQVRITNRGNYRHLLEDMLISYRLAKMQGEECTADESSTASTSDNGDGSSNSQAGCESQLPEMQSANEDSELNDEQCDEKM